CGCCTCTATTATCGTAGTGGATTGGGACATCGATGTAAAGAGCTATTTATTACGATGCGAGGACGGCTTGCCGGAAGCCGACCGGCCTGTCGGATGCAAGCACTGTCACTCCGAGCGCAAGCCGCATCGGCACGGGAAGTTTACGCGTATGCTGTACACGCTGGAGGAGGCGCTCTCCATCCCTATATTCCGTTTTCGATGTCCAGACTGCGAGCGTGCGATTAGCATCGTGCCTTCTTTCGTGGAGCGGCATCATCAGGCAGCGGTCGATGTCAAGGAGACCGTCGTCCTCGCGGGAGAGGATGGCTTGAGCTTGTCTGAGATCGCAGCAGAAAGCCAGGCGTATGCGGGCGGACCCTACGCCGAGAAGACGCTATGGCGATGGCGTCGATGCTGGGAGCAGCGTCGAATTGCGCAAGAAGCTCGGGTGTGGGCAACGCTTTTTCATGAAGGCATGGATGCGGCCTTACCTCGCGAACGCCGCTCTGCCTGGAAGGCGCTGTGGGCCGCTTGGCGTCAGCTTGAACGCCCGGGCAGGCTCCTTTCTGTCTTCTTGCGAATGGAACGCTCATTTCAGGTGACGGTAGGCCCACTTCATCCCACAAAAGCTGGGTATGGCTGAGGGTGCCTCTTTCCCCTCACAATGGACGGAGGATACCCTGTACCCATGAACATGCTGAAGGAGGATGAACCATGTCTCATCAGATTACAAAGGAACAGATTGCCCTAGCGCGGTATGCGCTTATTGCCCCCATCGTCAGCCGTCAAACCCCGCTTGCGCCGGGGGAGCTGGGAGCGTGGCTTCGCGAAACCGCAAGCCGCATGTACGAGCTTCCCGGAAGTCGTCGTCAGCAGGTCAGCGTTCGGACGCTGGAACGGTACCTGGAAGCGTACCGCAAGGGGGGATGGGAGGCGCTGATGCCGCGCGAGCGAGCAACAGACGGACGTACCCGGCTGGCTCCAAGCTTACTGCAGCAAGCCATTGAGCTGCGACGGCAACGGCCAGCTCGCAGCGTGGAGCAGCTGATCTTCCTGCTCGAAGAGAGCGGAGCAGCCGCCCCGGGCCAAATCGCCGTTAGCACATTAGCCAGGCACCTCAGACGAGCTGGCGTCAGCCGCGGACAAGTCATAGAAGCGACTTCGGCTCAGACGTTTCGCCGCTTTGAGGCGGAAGATATATTAGAGCTGCTGCAGGCAGACTTCAAGCACTTCGTCTACTTGCCTGATCCGAAGGAGCCGAAGAAGAAGCGAAAGACCATTCTGCTGGCCATCCTCGATGACTACAGCCGATACGTGGTGCATGCTCAAATCTATTGGGACGAGCAACTGCCTCGGCTAGAGGACAGCTTGAAAAAAGCAATCCTCCGTCACGGCATTCCGGAGATGTTCTATTGTGACAACGGCTCCGCTTTCTCGGCTCACCATTTAGCCCGTATTTGCGGGCGGCTCGGCATTGAGCTTCGGCATAGTAGACCTTACCGGCCTCAAGGTCGTGGGAAGGTAGAGCGTCTGTTCCAGTTTGTCGATAGCAGCTTCCGCCCCGAGGTGCAGGCGCTCATCGACCGGGGAGAAGTGACGACGCTGGAGGACGTAAACCAAGCGCTTCGCAGCTGGCTGGATGGTTACTACCATCTCCGCGTGCACAGCAGCACGAAACAGACGCCGCATGAACGCTTCGAGGCAAGCACGAAGGCGCGCAAGCGCAGGCCGCTTACCGAGTTGAATGAGATGTTCCTATGGGAAGAGGAGCGCACCGTAGACAAAACCGGCTGTATCCAGCTGTCCGGTAACACCTATGAGGTCGACAGCGAGCTTGCCCGTAAGCGAATCGCGCTTCGATACGATCCGTACGACTTGACAGAGCTGCAGGTCTGGTTCGAGGGCAAGCGATACGCCGATGCGGTGCCGATCGATCTGAAAAAGCGTCGCAAGCGCAAGCCGGATGAAGTGAAGCCTGTAGAGGTCGAGACGTCGGCGGAGACATTGTCGTTCGTTGAGCTTGCCGAGAAGAAGCGTCAGGCGCAGTGGGAGCAAGATGAAGTGAGCTATGCACAGCGTCAAGGTGGTGAGGTGCGATGACACGACGTCCCTTTACGCGCGAGGTGGAGCCGTGCTACGAGTTTCAAGGACACCGGGAAGCGTACGCCCGACTAAGCATGGCGGTCGAGAACCGGCTGCTCGGTGTCTTGACCGGTGAAGTGGGCAGCGGAAAATCCGCTCTATTGCGGCGTTTATTCCGATCGCTGGACACGATGCGCACGCATCCGATCTACATCAGCATGGCGGACCTGAAGCCAAGAGACTTTTACGGACAGCTTCTGGCTGTATTTCGTCAAGTAAAATTACCCGAAAAAATCGTGCACTTTTACCCATCGTCATCAGGGGTAATTTTCAGCGCTCCTTCATGAGCGCGTGCTTCATTCTGTAGCTCTCACCCTCGAATACGAGCAGATGTCCGTGGTGCGCCAAGCGGTCAATCATCGCGGCCGCCATCTGGTCGTCGGTAAAGACCGAGCCCCATTTAGAGAACTCCAGATTGGTCGTAATAATCAGACTCCGACTCTCGTAGCTGTCGGCAATAACACGGAACAAGAGCTGCGCTCCTTCCTTGTCGATGGGAATGTAGCCCCATTCGTCCAGGATCAGCAGTTGGCAGCGCTGGATCTCGCCCATGAGACGTTCAAGCGTACCACCTCGTTTCGCTTCACCCAGCCGCATCACGAGTTCCGCCACAGTGTAAAATTTAACAGCTAAGCCGAGTTCGCAAGCGCGCAAGCCTGCTGCAATGGCCAGATGCGTTTTACCTGTACCAACGGGACCGTAAAGCACCAGATTGCGTCGTCCCTGAATGAAGTGCCCTTCCGTCAGGTCGCTCCATTGCAGCGACGATGGCAGCTTCACGCCTTGCCTGTCATAGCCCTCTAGTGTCTTGTACACCGGAAATCCTGCCCGGCTCATCAATCGGGAACGGCGGCTTCGCTCCCGGCTCTCCATTTCTTCGGCGAGCACGCGATGCAAGAACTCCTCCTGCTTCGGCGTCGCCTCACTCTCGCACAGCTCCACCGCTCGCTGACTCAAAACAAGCTTCTTGCAGAAGGCGGAAATCTCACTGCGCAGCGCCTCTCGTTCGCGGACTATGCTCATTGCAGCGCACCTCCCGCTTGCTCGAGCATGTCATCGTAAACGCTAAGATCTACGACGCTTGCGCCCTCTGGTTCAAAGCTCGAAAGACGTGCCGCCAGCACTATGCTGTTCGCGTTCGTCAGGCGACCAAGTGATGCTGCTTGCTCCATCGCCGTTAACGCTGTGTCAAAGTCGTAACGTCCTGTCAGCTCCTCCATCGTCTGTAAGGCCTCCTTGAGCTCGCCGCGTTCCAGCCCGTCCAGTTCCTCGCGAAGTCGATCGGGCAACGCGCTGCGTATCAAGCTATTGCGCCAGGCACCGGGGCTCTGAAGCAGCTTGCCTAGTGTCGTACG
Above is a genomic segment from Paenibacillus sp. YYML68 containing:
- a CDS encoding ATP-binding protein is translated as MTRRPFTREVEPCYEFQGHREAYARLSMAVENRLLGVLTGEVGSGKSALLRRLFRSLDTMRTHPIYISMADLKPRDFYGQLLAVFRQVKLPEKIVHFYPSSSGVIFSAPS
- a CDS encoding DDE-type integrase/transposase/recombinase, with protein sequence MSHQITKEQIALARYALIAPIVSRQTPLAPGELGAWLRETASRMYELPGSRRQQVSVRTLERYLEAYRKGGWEALMPRERATDGRTRLAPSLLQQAIELRRQRPARSVEQLIFLLEESGAAAPGQIAVSTLARHLRRAGVSRGQVIEATSAQTFRRFEAEDILELLQADFKHFVYLPDPKEPKKKRKTILLAILDDYSRYVVHAQIYWDEQLPRLEDSLKKAILRHGIPEMFYCDNGSAFSAHHLARICGRLGIELRHSRPYRPQGRGKVERLFQFVDSSFRPEVQALIDRGEVTTLEDVNQALRSWLDGYYHLRVHSSTKQTPHERFEASTKARKRRPLTELNEMFLWEEERTVDKTGCIQLSGNTYEVDSELARKRIALRYDPYDLTELQVWFEGKRYADAVPIDLKKRRKRKPDEVKPVEVETSAETLSFVELAEKKRQAQWEQDEVSYAQRQGGEVR
- the istB gene encoding IS21-like element helper ATPase IstB; amino-acid sequence: MSIVREREALRSEISAFCKKLVLSQRAVELCESEATPKQEEFLHRVLAEEMESRERSRRSRLMSRAGFPVYKTLEGYDRQGVKLPSSLQWSDLTEGHFIQGRRNLVLYGPVGTGKTHLAIAAGLRACELGLAVKFYTVAELVMRLGEAKRGGTLERLMGEIQRCQLLILDEWGYIPIDKEGAQLLFRVIADSYESRSLIITTNLEFSKWGSVFTDDQMAAAMIDRLAHHGHLLVFEGESYRMKHALMKER